ATGTCGAAACTTTTGTAATGCGCCTGATGCGCGGTACAGGGCTCAAAGGCTTGTGCGGCATACCTCCGGTACGCGGAAAGATCATCAGGCCGCTGATCGATGTATGGAAAAAAGAGGTCCTTGAGTATTGCGCGAAAAACAGCGTGCCTTTCCGCGTTGACAAAAGCAACCTCAGTACAAAATTTACCCGCAACAAGATACGTCATCTTGTCATTCCGATGCTCGAGAAAGAGGATCCGCTGCTCAAAACAAAGGTTGTCCGTTATATCAGGTCCTTTTCAAAGGACTACGCCCTGCTCAACAAGAGGATCGAAGAGCTCGGCAGAAAGCTTTTAAAAAGAGCGGGGAGCGGTATCGGCATCTGCAGGAAAAAGCTTTTTTTCCTCCCGGAAGGGCTCCGAGGCTTCATGGTCAGGGAAGCCATCGAAAAACTTCACGGCAATCTATTAAATATTGAAGAGGTCCATATATCGAACATACTTACACTTCAGCGAGGATATTTGCACCTCCCGAACGGTCTGTTCGCGGCCGCGGACAGTGAGACCATCCTGATAACAAAGAAGAAGCCCGGAAGGCCAAGGACTGTCAGCTTTAAATACAGCCTGAGGGTACCGGGATATCTGGAGATCGGGGGATCAGGGACGAGGATAAGCGCCGAACTGGTGAAAGTGCCGAGGCGGTACAAAAGCGCCGGAAGGAATACAGCTTACCTTGACGCTTCAAAGATAAAAGGCAGATTGACAGTGAGGAGCATGAGGGCAGGGGACTGGTTCGTACCGCTGGGAATGAACGGGCGGAAGAAACTTCATGACTTTTTTATCGACTTGAAAGTACCTCCTGAGGAGAGAGGCCGGATCCCCGTAGTCTGCGACAGTGAAAAGATCTTGTGGGTCGCGGGCCGGAGGCCGGATGACAGGGCTAAATTGGACAGGACATCTAAAAAAGCCCTGCGGCTGTTCCTGTCTTAAGTCTCTTTTCTCAAACGGTTAAACACTTCTTCAACGGATATCTTTTCTTCTTGAGTCAATTCTTTTCCGCGGTCAGCCATACGGCTGCTGCAAATCCCTTTAAGGGAAAGCCAGTATTTGGTTGCCGCGGTGGCGGAACGGCGGTTAGCCGTGAGAGGTAATCTGACATCATTTATGGCTTTCTGCCACTTTTCCATTTCGACTATGCTAGAGGAATTGAATATCCTCTGCGGGTAGGGAAGTATATTACCTATCGAATTCACCGAAAAAGCCGCCCCCTTTCGCAGCGCGCCGGTGATATTGCCTTCATCTCCCGTTCCGGTCTCGATCTGCTTTGCGTATTCGCCCAGCAATTCAAGGTCGCAGGAGCTGTCCTTTAGTCCGGCAATGCTGTTCCTGAAAACTTTTACAATGGAAGGATCGATGTTCAGTGATGTGTCCAGATGTATCTTCGGAAGATTGTACAGGAGAAGCGGTTTTTCTATAGCTTCCATCAGTGACAGGACCTGTTCCATGTGCTGAGGGATCTCTTCGTTCATCCTGAGGTAATGCAGGGGGGCAATGACGATAGCAGAAACTTCTTTTAACCCGGCCATGGACCCGATGTTTTTTAGGGTGGCCTCCGGAGAATCTCCCGAAGCGTTGGCAATTATCCTGAACCTGCCTTTTGATGCCCGCGCGAA
The nucleotide sequence above comes from Candidatus Margulisiibacteriota bacterium. Encoded proteins:
- the tilS gene encoding tRNA lysidine(34) synthetase TilS; this translates as MLETKAKNTIRSFKMLSPGDRVLAAVSGGPDSMAMLHFLSCFPGIRLTALHINHRIRGREADKDSRLVKEYCKTLGVPLITRSFDVPLHAKRKKLSLEEAGRQVRYRIFEREAKRKKAKKIAVAHNADDNVETFVMRLMRGTGLKGLCGIPPVRGKIIRPLIDVWKKEVLEYCAKNSVPFRVDKSNLSTKFTRNKIRHLVIPMLEKEDPLLKTKVVRYIRSFSKDYALLNKRIEELGRKLLKRAGSGIGICRKKLFFLPEGLRGFMVREAIEKLHGNLLNIEEVHISNILTLQRGYLHLPNGLFAAADSETILITKKKPGRPRTVSFKYSLRVPGYLEIGGSGTRISAELVKVPRRYKSAGRNTAYLDASKIKGRLTVRSMRAGDWFVPLGMNGRKKLHDFFIDLKVPPEERGRIPVVCDSEKILWVAGRRPDDRAKLDRTSKKALRLFLS
- a CDS encoding dihydrodipicolinate synthase family protein, encoding MDTPLPLIPPRRVEGLLVRENVVATVTPFIESATQLQADEEAVAKLCGHILKLGENALFVAGTTGEFAYMTDKLRIETVTAFARASKGRFRIIANASGDSPEATLKNIGSMAGLKEVSAIVIAPLHYLRMNEEIPQHMEQVLSLMEAIEKPLLLYNLPKIHLDTSLNIDPSIVKVFRNSIAGLKDSSCDLELLGEYAKQIETGTGDEGNITGALRKGAAFSVNSIGNILPYPQRIFNSSSIVEMEKWQKAINDVRLPLTANRRSATAATKYWLSLKGICSSRMADRGKELTQEEKISVEEVFNRLRKET